A segment of the Chitinispirillales bacterium ANBcel5 genome:
GAACGCGGAGACGCTTGTTTCTGAGCTGTGCAGTAAATATAAAGTTGAAGACACCTTTGTGATGCCAACCAAGGCTCATGTGGGAAGAAGCTTTGAGATTGGTAGAATTAACCTGCTTTATATGGTGCATCACCTCCTCGAAGGGATGGAGGAAACCGGTGAGCTTCAAAACGAAGCATTCGGTTTTATTACAGATCATATGCTTACGATAATGAGTGAAGATGTGCTTCTGGAGCTGCTCAGTGACACCAGGTGCGAGGAGGTGAAAGGGTTGGCTGCAAAGGTGCTGGCCAGGATATGGGAGGAGAGGATATCGCTCAAAACTATCCCCTTTATCTCTGAGCTGCGCAACATGTGGTTAATTCGACGGCAATATATACCCGTTTTCGGAACACTTACGGGGGTGCATGAGTATATTTCGCTGCTTGGTCATGTAAATGAAACCTGCCAGAAATATATCCACCACGCTTCACATGTTGCCGATGAAGCCGCGGCGCTTGAAGAATTCCTTTTCGGGTTGTCCTATGAAGAGCTGTGTACGGTTAAAAAGGAGCTTTTTAAATCAGACAAAGCGAGTGTAAAGCGCGATGAAGTACTCAAAATTATTGGTAAAGATACAGTGTATCTGAGCAGTAGAATTGATGATCCGGTTGAGCTGTACCGCTTTTTCAACCACAGAAAAAAATCTGCCTTCCTGCGCTGGTATTCACAGAAAGAGGGTCCGGTTCGCACTTTTGAAGAGAACTTTATGCTTTATACTCTGTTAAATGCCGATGGAGCGGACTTTGAGCCGCAGAGAAACGATGAAGAGGTGAGAAGTGTGTGAGGAAATTTGGATTAAGGGCCTGTCTGTCGTTTGGTGTTGATTTCCCTCGGTGTATTATCAATAGGAAATAGATAAAAGGATTTTTATGGGGCTAAAGGCGATAGATTGGGTCACCCCCGGGCGTCAATGGTAAAAGCGTGAGAGGACCCGTTTGGGGGGACCCTTGGGCTATTGTCGCGGGAGGAGAGGGGGAATTGGAATTTGGAATGAAAGAATGTATCTACACCTCAGCTGGGTATTATTGACAAAGTTACCACAATCTCTTTTTTCATCCGCTTAGCTCTTGTTTGATATATTCCAGTTGCTGTTTTTTCGCGAGTAGTACTTTATTCAAATCAACCTTCCGGTTGAACTGCTTTTCACGTTTCATTCTTCTATTTAGAGCGATTATTTCGCTTTCAAGCTGCTTTCTGGCGGCATCATTGGCCACAAGTTCCCCAAAATTGCGGTTTGCGGCACTATCAGCACCAATGAATGCTCTGACGAGCTTCTGATACACCTTCTCCAAATCGATACCGGTAAAATCAAAGTGTAATGGTGCATCCCACTCTGAAAAATAATAATTTTCAGCTTTATTTCCCTGTTTTAACGTAATACCCCAGGCTACTGATCCATTATATACAAACTTATAAAGAATCTGGTACGGTATCGCCTTATCTATCACTTTAAGGATTCTTTCAGGTATTTCCTGCGCTTTCAATTCCAGTTCAAATATCTGTATCTCGGTCACTGCTTCTGTTTTAGTGATTCCTACTGTTTCCTCGGCAAGTTTATACTTCCAGGTAATGCGCTGAATTTTCCCGGTGAATTCCTTTTGCAGTCGCGAGCTGAGATGTGTTCGTTCGTAGAATTTGCTCTTGGGAACAAATTTGTTCACATAAGCCTGTTTTGGCAGATTTATTTCACTATTCACCATTATTTTATAACCGCAAAAGTTAGCAGTTCAAAATCTTGCAACCCTTTTATGGAACTTGCCTGTGCAGTGGTCCCCCCCGCAGAAAAAAGGCTGTCCACATCACTTTCATCTTTAACCGAAATGATTGATTCAATGGCTTTATTAAGCAAGGTGGAATACTTATCCATATTTTTGCCATCGTGGGTTTCATCATTGAATTTTTCGTAGACTGATTTTATGGGCTCTTTATGCCCTTTTGAGAGTGCCCTGAAAATATCCAGCGTTTCTTTCACATTAAGGTGATTTGAAGCAATTTCACCATTCTCCTTACTATACACCAGATAAAAGGGATGCAACTGGTTTGTATTATCGATATTCACATCATTGTTAATATTCTTAAGAACGTAAATAACGCCTTCGTCGATACCAAGCTCAGGTGCCTTTTTGCAGACCGTATGCATTCCGTTGGCCACATTGTCCAATCTGCCATTTTTCTCAATGTAATTCACCAAATCCATGCGGAAGTCGTTGAGTCCCAAATCGGTAATTGAAACCCCGGTCCCCATATCCTCAATATCAACAATTTCATCCTGCAGTTTCTCAAGCTGTTTTTTTCTGAACAGCAAATCCGATGATTTATTTGTAAGAACGTTATCTTCTCCGGTTGCCGTAACATCCACCATGAACATTTTGCTTTCAACCCGGTTTTTCAGGTTGATATAGTCGTCCAGAGAGAGTTGCGGCCAGAAATTGATAAGCTGGATATCCTTATTTATTGAGCCAATGCGGTCTATGCGGCCGAACCGCTGAATGATTTTCACCGGATTCCAGTGTATGTCATAGTTTATCAGCGTATCGCAGTCCTGGAGATTCTGGCCTTCAGATATACAGTCTGTTGCGATAAGTATATCGATTTCACGCGCATTTATATTTCTCTGATCCTTTGAGCGGGGCGAGAAATGAACAAGAATAGTATTAAAACCTGAATGGATATCGAGTGTTGAAGCGTTCTTATCGGTACCCACGATTTTGGCCGTTTCAAGGCCGAGCTGTTTTTTTGCATAATCCGCAAGATTTGTGTATAAATAATGTACAGTATCAGCAAAAGCACTAAAAATGAGTACTTTTCTGTTACCTGGGTTTATTGGATTATTCAGTTTGTTTTCTATGACTGTTTTCAGATCATTAAGCTTTGCATCGTGCTCGGGTGTAACCCGATGCATCTCTTCGAGTAGTTGTGCTGCAACATAGTAATCAGCCTGCAAATCAGTTTTCCACCCGGTTGTATTCATATCGGCCAGGTTGATTTTAATCTTATCACCGATACTAAACTCATCACTGAGCCAATCGTCGCTATCTGCATCCAGATTGATATTACCAAACTGAGTTGCTGTAGTATAAGAGGCATTGCCGTTTTTTTCGAACTCTTCTATGGCAAATATTGTGCTTTCAATTTCTTTAATGAATTTATTGAGCGTTAAGCGAAATGAATCAACGGAACTTTCGAGGCGTTTCAACAAATTTACCCGCATTAATGTTTGAAGACTTTTTTCACGGTGCGATTGCTTGAAACTGGTGTTTTCTTTCAGTTTTGTATCGTACACAACGCTGTAGAACTCTTTTTTGCTGTCGAGGATATACTCAAATGGTGAATAGATCGACATATTCAGACGCGAAAGCTCCTTATATAATTCTGAAATCTCTATAAAATCAGGAAGCTCGGTTATATTCGCATGATGGGTTACAGGTTTTAGGCGGTTCGGAAATTTGCCGATTACACTGCTATCGTAATACTTCTCGATATGTTTTCTGCTTCGGGCAATACTTACGCTGTCGAGCAATTTGAAAAAATCAAAGTTTGCGTTTAACCTGTTCAAAAGCTGCTGGCTTGTCCTCTCTTCTATTGGTAACTTCGCCCAATCGTTGAATGTTTTCTGTGCATTTTTCAGAATATTATCAATGGATTTTCCGGTAGTTATCTTCTGATTTATTTCATCTGTATGACCTTCGAACGCAAGTGCAAGTTGGTTTCTTAGGTCGATAAATTTGTTATTGACCGGTGTTGCCGAGAGCATAAGCACTTTCGTCTTCACACCGGCTTTTATAACATCGTTCATCAACTTTTGATATCTTGTTACCCGATCTTTGCAAGGATCATTATTTCTAAAATTATGGGACTCATCAATTACAACCAAGTCGTAATTGCTCCAGTTAATCCGGCTTAAATCGATACCATTAGAATCACCATGTTCCCTTAAAAGGTCGGTGTGATAAAGCACATCGTAGTTCAGGCGATCATTAATAAGAGGGTTATCATCATAGTTGTTTAAGAATGTCTGCCAGTTATCACCAAGTTTCTTAGGGCAGAGTACCAGTACAGTGCGGTTTCGTTCCTGGTAATATTTGATAACACCTAAGGCACTGAATGTCTTGCCAAGGCCGACACTGTCGGCAAGAATGCAGCCATTATATCTTTCCAGTTTGTTGATAATACCTAAGACAGCGTCACGTTGGAAATCATACAGTTTATTCCAGATAACAGACTGTTTAAACCCGGTTTTTTCGTTTGCAAGTTCATCTTCAGAAATGTCCTGTAAGAATTCATCGAAGATGTTGTAGAGTGTCAGATAATAAATGAATTCGGGTGAATTTTCTTTATACAGGTTCGCTATGGCGCAGAGATCGCCCGTTCTCCGTAGAGGACTACTGCGAATGGTGAACCAAGGATTAACGCTCCGGATTACAGCTTGGAGAATGCCGTAATCACAACTGTATGGAAACTTAATTCACCTAAACGCGAAGCGTTTACCTCTGCGCCCTTTGCGCCCTCAGCGTTTTAAAACCCCTTTACTGTGTTCACCAATGCTGCAGGGGTAAAACGCGCCAGGGGGGACGGAAGGTGGCACTTTCTTAAGTGCCAGTGCCCTCAAAAAAGCGAAGTCCTCGTAGCGCTATAACCGAGGCACCGAGGAGGAACGACGAGCCTGTAGGACATAGTGCCCGAATGGGTACAACCGGTGCCGTCTGCGGCAGGCGCCCGGGGTATCTCTACTGCTTAGCTCAGCATAGGTCTGCGTTTTACAATCCTTTTACTGTGATCACGAATGATGCAGAGCTAAACGCGCCAAGTCCTCGCAGCGCTACAACCGGGGCACCGAGGGGGAACGACGGGCCACGGGATTAGGTTTAAACAATTCCCTTTTCCTTATTCCAGCTCAACAGTTCAAGTATTTCATCACGTGAAAATGACTTAACCACATCAGGGGAATCTTCACTTACCGCCATACTGGCCAGCTCTTTTTTTCTGGAAATTATCCTATCAATCTTCTCTTCCAACGTATCTTCCGTAATAAGTCTGAAAACCTGAACCCCTCGCTTCTGACCTATCCGGTGGACCCGGTCTGTTGCCTGATCCTCTGCGGCTGAATTCCACCATCGGTCGTAATGTATTACTACTGAAGCAGCTACAAGGTCGATCCCCACTCCGCCAGCTTTCAGTGAACCCACAAATACCCGACAACCCTCATCTTCATTGAACCGGTTTATCAGCCTGTCCCGATTTTTACTGGACCCGGTGAGTACAACGTGCCCAACACCAACGGTTTCAAGGTGTTGGCGAATGATCTCTATCATGCCCAGATACTGACTAAACACCACCACCTTCTGCCCCGATCCAAGCGCTTCATCCATAATCTCGGTGAAAAGTTCCCACTTGCCGCTCTGATGATTCGCGTATCCATCGGGGTCTTTCAGTGCGAGGGCCGGATGATTACACACTTCCTTCAGGTGCTTAAGTAGCGAAAATACATGAAGATAGGGGACTGCCTTTTCCTTATCACCGATACTTTCAATGAGCTTTTCCCCCCGTTTTTCAAAAGCGTCTTTATACAGAGAATGCTGCTCATCGCTAAGCGAACAGATCCTGTTGTCTTCAATTTTGGGCGGCAGCTCAAGAAGCACACTTTCCTTTAAACGCCTTAATATAAAAGGAGTTATGGATATTCTTAGCAGCTCACGTGCTTTTAAATCTTTACCAACCTCTATGGGTTCAAGGAACCTTTCACCAAAGGACCGGTCTGAGCCCAGGTACCCTGGAAGCACTATATCAAAGAGCCGTTTTAGATCGCTCAGTGAGTTTTCGACAGGGGTGCCGCTGAGCCCAAGTTTCATATTCGCCCTGAGTGCTTCAGCGGATTTACTCACAGCGGTCTGAGCATTCTTAAGTCGTTGTGCTTCATCGAAAACAGCCACTTCAAAGCTACTTTCGCAAAGGGTTTCACAGTCGGCACGCAGTACCCCGTAGGAGGTGATAACCAGTTGATTTTCATGGAAATCAAGCGTTGAGCGTCCACTGCCATGGTAGACTGTACTCTTAAGCCCCGGGGCAAAGGTGGCACAGAGCCGCTGCCAGTGACCAATCACCGATACAGGGCATATCACTAAAACCGGTAACCTATTGTTTCGCTGCTCTTTAAGGGCAGTGATAAACGCAAGGACCTGATGAGTTTTTCCAAGCCCCATATCATCACAGAGCAGACCTCCAAACCCGTTATCATAGAGAAAAAGCAGCCAGGCCAGCCCGTTTTCCTGATAGGGACGAAGTTTTGATGTAAATCCGGGCAGGGCACCACTTACATGCTGTGGTTTTCGAAACTGGGTAAGCGTTTCAAGCTTCAGGCGTAACTCCTTATCACCCTTTATGGTAACCCTGCAATCCTTGTTTCTGGAAACAAACTGCATCAATGCGGAATGCGGAAACTGAAACCTGTTATCCCCCTCTTCTTTAAGGTCCTGAAAGGGGATAACCGCACAGATCCCTTCACTTTCACAATCAAAGAAGCCCTTGCTGGTTATGAAGAAACGACGTTTTTCCTTTCGGCAGCTCAGGAGCTCTTTGAGTGTAATTGCTGCCCCCGGGCTAAAGTAGGTAATCGATAACGTACACCACTGATCCCTTAGGTTGATCACTTCGATCTCAATCTCTTCTATCTCTTTAAAACATGGCAGGTTAGCCAGGCGCCCGAAGTCCGCGTCATGGGTTTCACTTTCGCTGGTATCCACCGATGAAAAAAGGTCGTAATGGTTTGAAGAAGAACCACTTACCGATCCGGAGCTTAGGGAAAAAGCAGACGCGTGTTTTTCTAAAAAGGTTGAGAAGGTTTTCTGTTCTGTGGTGATTTTTTCTGACCAGCCCTGCGCAAGCAGGCCCAGGCCCGGCTGATCAAAATTGGTAAACCGCTGTTTGGAAGGAAGATAGACCATTGAACCAAAAACATTTTCCGGTGAAAACAGCTCATAATCCTCCCTGGTATCAGAAAGCCGCACTGCAGGTTCGAAACTAACCTTGTCTGCTGATGGATAGGAGAGGTGAAAGAGAAACCGGGAAGTGGTTTTATCGATGGAAAATGGTAGTCGTTCAGGGTCGATCTTCTCAATCACTTGAAGCACTTCAGAAACACAGCTGCGAGGCACAGTGATTGTTAGCTGGCTTTGTCGGTTATCTTCCATGAAAAAGGTAATACAGAGCTCTTTTTGGATACTGATTTCCATGTCGATCGTTTTAGTTCCAATCTCACGGTAGAGATGGTATGCAGTGCGGAACCAGATACTTTCCTCTTCTGCCATACGGACTGTTTTGTGGCCGGCAGAAAGGAGCTGCTTCTCTCCTTCGGTGTAGACAAAGTCTTTGGTTTTGGAGAGGGGGGCAAGGCGATTGAGGGTGGTGACAGTATCATGCTCAAGCCCAAGTCTTTCCAGATACCGGGTGGTTGATTCACCGGGGCTGCACTCTATGCAGATATCGGAGCCCTTTTTGCCGACCTTGATAGAATCATCGAAAGTGCTTGATTTGATACCGGTTAGCGGCTTTGGAGAGTGCCGTATCAGGGGCTTGAAAATCGAATATATATCGCTGTTTTGAAAGCTTTTGTGTGGCAGTTCCGGAGCGGTGGTCGCAACCATCTGTTCAAAGAGTCGTTTAAGTTCCCGGGCATGAAAGCATGCAGCGTAGCTACCTCTTGAGCAGCGGCAGAAGAGTCTGGGTTTTTTATCCCGTGCGGAGGTAACGCTGAGCAGAGGAAGGTGGGTGTTGTGATCGTTTGATATCAGTATGAAGGAGTTTCTGAAAAATTCGACATTGGTTAGAGAAAAATTCTGCGGCACAATAACCTCGTTTTACCGGTTTTGAAAAATACCAATATAGATGCCTGTTGTGGTGATGGCAAGAGGGTGGTAAGGTGATGCACGGTTACATTTTCTTTTTCCTGCAATTAGTAATCTGTAATTAGTCATTAGTAATTATCGATTTGGGCGGCACCCTCGCGGACTCGGGTCGGCCTACCCATTCGGGCACAATGTTCTCCAGGCTCGTCGTACCTCCTCGGCCGAAGCTCGTAGTCGCGGAAGACCGCGCCGTCCTCGCTTTGTCTTCGGGGCTCACTGCCGTTCGCCCCTCACCTTCCGTCCTGCCTGCCGCGTAGGAGAGAGCATCCCTTGTGACCACTGAATTTTGTTTTTCTAATTTCCGTGCATTCCGTGTTTTCGGTGGTTGTAATTCTTAGGATTTTTTTAACCACTGAAGGCACGGAACACACGGTGAGCACGGACTGGCCCTGACGTATACCGCGGCTTGATTTTCATCATCAGTTTTTTGCTTCCGTTGGTGTCCATGCTTGTCAGTGATCTTTTTTTTCCTGTGCCACCCAAACCTGCACCTCATCTAGGGTTTTACAACCCGTAAAGGTGAAAATGACAGGTTTTCTATATAAGAAAAATAATAGAAGAAAACATTGCAACTTGTTACATGATTTTTGTAACCATTCGATTCCCGCTAAGGGTACGAGGATCGTTTCCTGGTTACAGCGGAGTTGTCCTAGCCCTGAATGAACGTTGTTGATATCGACGGCAGGCTCTTAGATCCTTACCTATAATAACATAGCGTTTATTGGCTGCACTCTTTTATATTTCGTCCCTACGGGACGAGGACTGTTTTTCTGTGTTGAATATTCTATAACTATGCGGTCCCTACGGGACCAGGAAAACAAACTGCTGGTATAAGAGTTAGAGGTATGGTTGGAATAAGTGTTACTTGTTGTTTCAAGTGTAGGGGAATGAGAAAGACAATAAGAGCTAAGAAGTCCTAAGATGAACCTCTTTTTCCTGCTCAAGCTAATCAGGGTACGATACCTTTTGCCTTCAATTAGTAAATTGTAATTAGTCCTTAGTAATTATTAACTATTGATTTCCCGAAGACTCGGGCCGTCCCCTACTCCCTGTTTTTTGAAAAGCATTGCTTTCTATGTATATCATTGATGGAAGTTTTCTTTTGTTGTTTGAGGGGTTAATCTTTCTACCATTGAGTAGGTAAAAGTTGTTATCAGGGGAATGAAAAATTCTATTATTCTCCAGATTTATTTGTAATTTGGATTGTTTATATCTTTTTGTTGCAGGGTTCAATCGCCTGTTACTATCTTCAACGCTAATGGTATGTGAATTAAGGTTTAGAGCACTAATGCCCCTATCAGTGCCAATCCAGAGTATAGTATCTTTGCTGATTGTTAAAGATGAAACGTAATTACCAGCAAGCCCCAAAGATCTGTCCAAAGTTTTCCAGGTTTCATTTTCCAGGTAGCTTAAGCCACTTGTTGTAGCTACCCATATTCTGTTGTATGTATCTACGCGTATATCTTGAATATTGTTACTCCCCAGTCCGTTATGAGTTGTATACCACACTTCGGAATCATTTTTACCTATATTTACTAATCCATTATTTGTACCAATCCATAAACTACCAAGTGAATCCTGCGCAAGCATAGTAATCGTTGCAGGTTTGGAAAGAGTACGCTGTGTCCAAATGTTGTTACTGTAAAATGCGAGAGTGCCTTCATAACCACCGACCCACAAGGAAGAATCCTTTGTGACAAGTAGACTTGTCATGTTGTTAGACTGAAAACCCGGGTTTCTGTCTTCATAAAATTCCACACCATTATACTTTCCAACACCTCTGGAGGTAGCAAACCAAAGGCTATCGGATTTATCAAAAACCAGATCGTTCAATATCCCACGACCGGAGTATTCGAAACCAGACAAACTGTTTCTCTCAAGAATTTGAACTCCCTGGGAGTTTAAAAACCATACCTCATCGTCTCTGCTGATCATTCGTGTTGTTTGATTACTGATACTAGGCCCATACACAGTACTTTGCCATTTTTCATTTACGAATTGCCTGACGCCTTCAGGATCAAAATCCGCATAAGTCCAAACTGTGCCGGAGTTATCTGTATACAGAAACCGTATTGTATTACCGCGTGGTGCTTTGGATTCAATAATCGGGCTAATATTGCTGAAGGCCGGGTGAATAAAGCTGCCCTCTAAATACCCTAAGAAAAAATCACCTCCAATTAGTGCTTCCGTTTTAGAGTGTGGTTGAACACTTTTAATATATCCTACGTCATTTCGATACTGTAGAATTAATTGCCACTGATTCTGATCATAAACGTGGATACTATTTCTGTTATATGCCCATACATAGCCATCCTCGGAAACATTTAGATCTGTAATTGGAACATTAAAAGAGCTATTAATCCAAGTTTCATTTTCGAGCCTGAAAATACCGGTGGAATAAGTTAAAAATATTCTGTTGAGGTTGTCAATAGCAACGGAAAGAGGGGTGTTCCGAGGTTGGTCAATATTTCCGTAATAGCTACCGTCAGTATTATATTTTAAAATCCTGGAGTCGGTAACTACATAGATTTTTCCATTATCATATCCAGAAGCAATGCCTCTTAGCGGGTCATTTGTCAGATCAACAGGTGTACTAATTGTTTCAAAACTGCCACCGCTGGTTCTTACCACACCACCCAATCCGATAGCCCATATATTACCAGTATTATCTAAGGTAAAATCATAAACTCTATCAATAAGAGGATCAAGTTTTTCCCATTCTCCCTTATACTTGTATGCAATTGCCCGGGGCCATGCTACCCATATCCGGTTTTGCTGATCCTTAAGGACTCTATTTACTTTATCACCAAAAAATGTGTTATCATCATTATATATTGTTTTCTTTTTGGTTGAGCGATTGTACATAAAAAGACCGGTAGTATTGGTCCCAACCCAAAGTTCATCATCATCTAAATATGTTGTACTTACATCAAGGTAATTGATATAGTTTGTTATGTCTTGAGCAACTATTGGCAAGCCTAATAGAAGAAAAAAGAGTACCACGATTTTTTTCATACCAGTTACTACCCGATTCATTGTAAATGCAATCTTCTTTCCAGACCTTTGCGTTCTAAGTAGATTCTATTTGCAGTATTACTTTGTATCGCTCTGCCATTGAGCATTATTTTTGATCGGGAGCGGATAGTGTTAGTATAATCATTAGCTCTTAAGGGAGTATTGCTACGGCGCCTCGAATCAAAAACAGAAGTAGCGTCAACATTTTTAAACGCGATCTCTTTTTCAGTATAAGGAATAGCAAATAAGGTGGTTACCATGCTAGGGAAAAGATCTCCTCTAAACTTGTAACTGATAGTTATTGTGTCTTCATAGTCCTGGATTTTTTCTATATCTATATACCCCATCCCCAAAAAGACAAATACTATGACCTCAGTAAAATCCGGCCATTCTGTTAATGGCGTAACTATTGAATCATTTGGTCGAATTCGATCTACTATTTCTTGCAGTTCACTTCGATTCCTGATTATGTGATATCCGTTGTTTCCCATTACTCCTGGTTGTTCAAAAACGAGAATTGTATCATACCCAATATCCTGAGCCACTATTTGATTATGAATAGCTAAAACAGACACTATGGCCACAATGAGATAAAGTGCAGAATCTCTTTTTTTTGTGAAATAATCGATGGACATCGCAATACCTCCTTTTTTTTTTTGAAAGAATGGGACCATGAACCCTTAGAGCGGTACTATTTTAAGCTGTTACAAAAAAACAGTCTATCGTACGTAAAACCCAAACACCCAAAAAAGGCCAGTCCCCATTAGGACCAGCCCCTTACTACTCCCCAACGAAAAAGGTTCTATTCTACCCTGGTCACTTTAAACTTCGTTCCGGTTACCAGGTCTTTTTCCAACTCCTCTGCCGACTCTTCAATATCTTCCTGTACATCCTCAGGTTTTCTGCGTGTGCTTGGCAGATAGTGGATCGCGTAATTCGCGGCATGTTTCTCATCATCCCGAAATGTATAATTACCATGATCGATCACCTCTCTGGTGTGTATTCTCAAAAGGTGATAGGCCTTATCCCGCAACTCTCTTTGTTCGGTACGGGGCATGTTGCTCCTTCTGGCTTTTGCATAAAGAATATTGAGATCGTAGGCATATTTGGTAAGCTTGTCTAACTTATAGAAATCAAAATTCAACTCCTCCAGGCGGGGTGTCAGATTGCGGGCCACTACTGCAAGATCGTTAAAATCCTGAATAGTGTCGGCGTGTCTGTTTCCGTCCGCGATCTGGCGAAGCTGATTGATGGTGCTTTGGTCGTGACGGAAGTGAAAGCGTAAATAACCATACACATCATCGAAAAGCTTATTGGCTTCTTCAAGGCTCTCTTCCCAGGCGATACGGTCCTCAGCTCTGTCAAAATAGATAACCAGCCAGTTGGAACACAGTTCCCTGAGTGCTAAACTTAAGGAATACATCATCTCGGCATGGTTCCAGTCCAGATGATCCTCTAGCAGCTTCTCCTTATCCTGTAATGCAAGATAATATAGATTAGTCGCTTCCATAGCGTAAAATTTGGGCGGAATTCTATGTTTCTTTACTTCATCCAGGGGGACTTCTCTGATAACAGGAAGCATTTTTTCTAGTTTTTCCTGAAAAGGCATAACAAAACTCCTTTTGTTTATGTGTGAATTACCCGAAAGCATCGTACTGCCGGGCGGTTAATTAACCTTAGTGATAATGGGATATTTGGGCATAACTGATCGTAATATGTGTAAAACTTTTCTGGTATCCCAAAGGGTTAAATAAAAACTATATTCCTGTCTATATCAGAGTAAAGATATTTTTTATCTTTTTTTTTGCCTCCTGTTTTTCCCTGTAATATTTTATTGTTAACCCACTACTATAACAGGAGTGAATGTATGAAGTCAAAAACAGAACTCGTTCCTATCAAAATGCCGGTTGCGGAACTATTACAACAGGCATGTGATATGCATAAACACTGCTACACCGACCTTGAAGCTGTTAAGAATGTCGGGCTCGATATGACAATGGTAGACGCCATTCCTCAGCTTGTGTTGGATCTGTCCAAAGCTCATGGCGAGTGGATACGGGTGAAAATTGGTAGTGTATATGAAGGTAAAGAGCTTAAAAAGTACATTGCTGAGCTGTGTAAGTTTCGTACCGATCTTGCCCGCTCCATACGATTCGCGGCAAAGAAGTCCGGTTCTCATCTAAAAGTCCCCTACTACAAATCACGCAGTGGTTTTGAAGTGAGTCAGGACTTAAATGATCTTGCGGTGATGGGCCGACAGAAAAAGTGGATGCTTAAAAAGATTAATTTCGACATGTCGATTCTTGAAGAGGCGGTGGAGCACTCCTTTAACCTCACCGGGAAAATTATAAGGCGAAGGCAGAGTAAGCCCAAAAATTCAAAAGAGCGTAAAGCGCGTGATGAACTCTACTCTAAACTCTATACAATAGTTCAGGAGATACGCGTGTGCGGTAAATTTGCCATGCGTAAGTCGAGACGGAGAAAACTCTACGCGAACTCTTACTGGCGTCGCCCCAAACCCGGAAGACCACCAAAAGTCGGTAAGCAAAAAACAGAGAAACGTGAGACCGTTAAAACTACTGTTATAACACGTGAGAAACCCACAGGTCACCCACCGGTGGAACCCAAAAACACAAACCCCGGCCCGCCACCGGATAGTTAAGACCCGCAAAACCGTTTCTTTACCCAAAACACTACCGTTTATAACTCCCTGCATTTAAGGGACCACAACACTTCTATACCCAATTGAGCAATGTGTACCCCGACAATGAGGTTTTTTCACCCCGCCAGGTAGTTTTCAACTCTTCTGAACCTGTTATTTTCTTCCACAGACCACTTTACATCACCCGTACAATAATTATTTAACCCCCCGAGCCAATTATCTGCCCCCATTTTGTAATTATTTCACCTCC
Coding sequences within it:
- a CDS encoding DUF4391 domain-containing protein; this translates as MVNSEINLPKQAYVNKFVPKSKFYERTHLSSRLQKEFTGKIQRITWKYKLAEETVGITKTEAVTEIQIFELELKAQEIPERILKVIDKAIPYQILYKFVYNGSVAWGITLKQGNKAENYYFSEWDAPLHFDFTGIDLEKVYQKLVRAFIGADSAANRNFGELVANDAARKQLESEIIALNRRMKREKQFNRKVDLNKVLLAKKQQLEYIKQELSG
- a CDS encoding DEAD/DEAH box helicase, with translation MYDFQRDAVLGIINKLERYNGCILADSVGLGKTFSALGVIKYYQERNRTVLVLCPKKLGDNWQTFLNNYDDNPLINDRLNYDVLYHTDLLREHGDSNGIDLSRINWSNYDLVVIDESHNFRNNDPCKDRVTRYQKLMNDVIKAGVKTKVLMLSATPVNNKFIDLRNQLALAFEGHTDEINQKITTGKSIDNILKNAQKTFNDWAKLPIEERTSQQLLNRLNANFDFFKLLDSVSIARSRKHIEKYYDSSVIGKFPNRLKPVTHHANITELPDFIEISELYKELSRLNMSIYSPFEYILDSKKEFYSVVYDTKLKENTSFKQSHREKSLQTLMRVNLLKRLESSVDSFRLTLNKFIKEIESTIFAIEEFEKNGNASYTTATQFGNINLDADSDDWLSDEFSIGDKIKINLADMNTTGWKTDLQADYYVAAQLLEEMHRVTPEHDAKLNDLKTVIENKLNNPINPGNRKVLIFSAFADTVHYLYTNLADYAKKQLGLETAKIVGTDKNASTLDIHSGFNTILVHFSPRSKDQRNINAREIDILIATDCISEGQNLQDCDTLINYDIHWNPVKIIQRFGRIDRIGSINKDIQLINFWPQLSLDDYINLKNRVESKMFMVDVTATGEDNVLTNKSSDLLFRKKQLEKLQDEIVDIEDMGTGVSITDLGLNDFRMDLVNYIEKNGRLDNVANGMHTVCKKAPELGIDEGVIYVLKNINNDVNIDNTNQLHPFYLVYSKENGEIASNHLNVKETLDIFRALSKGHKEPIKSVYEKFNDETHDGKNMDKYSTLLNKAIESIISVKDESDVDSLFSAGGTTAQASSIKGLQDFELLTFAVIK
- a CDS encoding DEAD/DEAH box helicase; the encoded protein is MPQNFSLTNVEFFRNSFILISNDHNTHLPLLSVTSARDKKPRLFCRCSRGSYAACFHARELKRLFEQMVATTAPELPHKSFQNSDIYSIFKPLIRHSPKPLTGIKSSTFDDSIKVGKKGSDICIECSPGESTTRYLERLGLEHDTVTTLNRLAPLSKTKDFVYTEGEKQLLSAGHKTVRMAEEESIWFRTAYHLYREIGTKTIDMEISIQKELCITFFMEDNRQSQLTITVPRSCVSEVLQVIEKIDPERLPFSIDKTTSRFLFHLSYPSADKVSFEPAVRLSDTREDYELFSPENVFGSMVYLPSKQRFTNFDQPGLGLLAQGWSEKITTEQKTFSTFLEKHASAFSLSSGSVSGSSSNHYDLFSSVDTSESETHDADFGRLANLPCFKEIEEIEIEVINLRDQWCTLSITYFSPGAAITLKELLSCRKEKRRFFITSKGFFDCESEGICAVIPFQDLKEEGDNRFQFPHSALMQFVSRNKDCRVTIKGDKELRLKLETLTQFRKPQHVSGALPGFTSKLRPYQENGLAWLLFLYDNGFGGLLCDDMGLGKTHQVLAFITALKEQRNNRLPVLVICPVSVIGHWQRLCATFAPGLKSTVYHGSGRSTLDFHENQLVITSYGVLRADCETLCESSFEVAVFDEAQRLKNAQTAVSKSAEALRANMKLGLSGTPVENSLSDLKRLFDIVLPGYLGSDRSFGERFLEPIEVGKDLKARELLRISITPFILRRLKESVLLELPPKIEDNRICSLSDEQHSLYKDAFEKRGEKLIESIGDKEKAVPYLHVFSLLKHLKEVCNHPALALKDPDGYANHQSGKWELFTEIMDEALGSGQKVVVFSQYLGMIEIIRQHLETVGVGHVVLTGSSKNRDRLINRFNEDEGCRVFVGSLKAGGVGIDLVAASVVIHYDRWWNSAAEDQATDRVHRIGQKRGVQVFRLITEDTLEEKIDRIISRKKELASMAVSEDSPDVVKSFSRDEILELLSWNKEKGIV